The DNA window aaacaacccagctgaccttccttctatGCACAGGTCTGAATTGAAACAACTCAAAAGTCTCACTAGCACAAAGTCAGTCAAGGAGGAAAACCCCAAAATCCCAAGCCCCCAAAGCCAGGGAACAGAGgacctgaagcctaagctaaagtcaGAGGTTGAGGTAAAGCCCCTTCTTCTCCAAGCTGTCTTTATGCATcccccagccacacacacacacaattcacagTCCCTCCTACACCCTAATCTTGGCAACAGGTGTCTTGCTCTGAAAGTTGATTTAGGGTTAGATCCAGTAGCCAGAGAGCTCTTGAACCTAACTTGATTAGATCGTATCTAATAAAGAGATCTCTTGGATTAacggtgtgtgctagggctagaGGAGCCACACCATTATAAGCTGTTTAGGAGAACAaaaagcttttggattaaaggtgtgtttgttaTGATTCAACCAAACAGTAGAGAGGGTTTTGGAATTCGCAATTTTGGTGTTCAAACTAGACTAAATATTGTACAAGAAACTTAACTGCCCCAATTTCTATGGGTTGGTTACTAGCTTAGAGAGTCTTCttctttattaattcattttttttgtgaAGACAGGCTTTCACTGTGAACCAGAtgccctgccttctgagtgccgggattaaaagcATGGGTGACCACGCCCAGCTGAGAGACCATTGACAATTGCTGAATAATGGACTAAAAGCCttctgtaggtctcaggttgTCTTTCAAagttcagaagaaggaaagatgtctAACAAGTATGTTCAGTTTTGAATTGGCCAGCCATGGCAgcccatatctttaatcccaggagccaGAACCACAGCAAAGACTGTTGCTTTgaaatactgagttccaggatggccaggcctCTGTcaatagaccctgtctcaaaaggggaATTTGAACTAGTTGAGGTCATTTCTTGTACATACTTGCTTTGTTCTATACAATTGGGTCTAACTACACAGCCTTAACACTCAAGAAAGCAgggccttcctcctgcctcagcctcctaagaggGGATTAAAGGCTGCTGGCTCACCTCTTCTGATCCACCCTACACAACCAGGTTGTGATTTAATTACCACTTAGAGCTTTATAAAGGGCCAGTTCTGCACACAATGCTCAGTCTCCAGAATCCCAGGGAAGAGAACACAGCTCTACCTCCTCACTCCACACTCTCAGCCACCAGGACTCACTGAGCCCCAGTTCCAAGACCCTGTGGAGCAGATCAGGCCTCTGGAGAGTAATGCAGGTGACTTGTAgtggtgtgagtgagtgagtgagtgtgtgtgtgtgtgtttggaggtgggaggagaggacaccAACTGTCATGATGTGTTGAGGGTGTCTGGTTTGCCTGTTTCAGTTCCTCTCAGAAATGTTATAGCCCAATCTatggggtgtctctgacatgtatCTCCTCCCTTCCATGGGAACATGACATCATTTGGTTTCCATTCAGGGAGCCTCATGGAAGGTGTTGTGGACTGTGTTCAGAGCCATGACTCTTGGCAAGACTAGGTTAACTACCGTGATCGTGAACCTGCCTCCAGGATTCATTTCCACAGGGTTCTCCTCCAGTATTCATGGGAGGCCTTCCCTGCTTACACCAAGGTTTCCCCATAGGTGACAGAGAGGAGTCCTTTGTATTCATGATGCTGGCTCCATCATCCACTCCCAGCTAAGAGACAGAGATTCCTCAAGCAGGAAAAGGGCTTTACTAttctctttattcacttttcaacagacacaagaaaaccaAGGTGAATATTTGAGAAACATCACCACGGAATCCCAAGTGGGATGGAGTGAGAAGAATGCAAGACAAAGACCCTCAGGTATTCAGAGGCAACTCTGAGCAAAAACCCAAAATCTTCTACCATGTTTCATTTTTTGAGGTATCCTGCCGTAGGCAAGATCCCAAATGAGCACCTGTACCGTGTGTGCCAGGGACAGACTTGAGGTTGGATGTCTCTGACTTCTGTTCTTCTTGCATGAGatccaaaatcttagaggctgtgtGTGCCACCAGGGGAGGGAAGTGGGTAGAATTTAGGTAGGGACAGCATCCTCAGGGAGCACTACTCCTGTGTGAGCCCTTTCTGTTCTTCAATACCTTTTCTACAACTGAGGACACCTGAAGTTGCAAATGAGTGTCCTCAATGCTGTTGAGAGCAGGGTAGAAGGCAGTCCTGCGCTAGCAAGCAAGTGTTCCTAATGTCTTGGTGACTGAATGAGATCGCTTGGCCTTCATAGTGCAGGATGCGTCCCTAAGTTAAGGTATGTAAATGGGTGGCAGCAAAGGCACTCATAGCAGCCCTGTGTTCCTTGCAGGTCCTTCCAGTAGCACATGGACAGACTCTGAAATCAGGGTCTTCCTGATGGAGTGGGAAGGTGTTGAACAGCAAGTTGGCCACCCAGGCAAGATGGTGCACAAGAAGACCAGTGCTCTGTGCCAGCGCCTTTCTCAGTGGGGCCTGAAGAAGAGCTGGACAAGTTGCTTCTACTTGCTGCTGAGCCTGCAGGATCTGCACAGGATTCTTTGTACTGAGAGGCCAAGGGTGGAgcccctgttttctccttataAGGAGGCCCTGTACAGAATCCTGGGCCTCCGTGTCCAGGAAAGCCCTGTCCCAGGTTAGTCTCTTCTGTGTTCATTCCCCTTTCAAGTCCCAGAGAGAGCAGCCTGAGCTGGCCTGTCCTCCATGAGCATAGAGCAGAGTCCACCCTGCAGGGAATCCCCAttcccacaggcttccttggCAGAGAACAGAAACCAAGGTCTGTCTTGTCTGTTGGTGTACTTTCTACTGTCAGCCCAAGAAAATGGAAATCGGACATGTTCAGGGTGGACCCAGACACACAGGACAGACCATTGCTTAGCAGGACTCAGGGAGATTGAGGATGCCATGCTTAGGAgctgtttcttcttcccttcaGGTCCTCTTTGTGATGGGTCTGGTGACCCCCGTCACTCCACGTACTGTCAAACGCCATGGAACCAGCCTTGGGACTATGGTGTCACTGTTCCTAGTGCAGAGCTTCAAGGGAACCCAGTGCCTATGATGTCCGAGGAGGATTCCCTGTTTTCCAGATGGGATCCCTGGAACCCTGACTCCCCGGATCAATTCCACAAGTATATCCTGTCTCTGTGCCGGAAGACCTAAGCTTCCAGCAGCCCTGGACCACTGTAGAATAACAGCACCCAGGCACTCAGTGAAGTCTgtgatgttttttaaattatattttctgaaaaacaacCCAGAATCGTGCAACCCAGTGTCCGTGTccatttccctcttctctctcatatgagaaacaaatgtgaaattaaataaatgtctCTACCGTAACTCAACTGCCTTGTCTTGGTCACTTCCGTGGGGTACATGAGTAGAGAGGGGCAGGCAATTGTTCTTTGTAGGGGTTCATTCCCTGGAGTCCTGAGACTTGCTCTCTGAATTCTGTGTCTATCTACCTTTGACCTGGAGATTCCTCTCACAACAGGGCAACATCTGCTCCATACTCAGCTGCTCATGCTCTTTTCGGTCTATTCCTCCTGCCACAGAATGCTTCTTCTTTGTTTCACAGCCTCAAATTTTCCATAAGGCAATGGAAACTGGTGTGAGGTTTCCATTCCACCATAGAAAGTACAAAGGCCATGCTTTCTACAATATGacacaaacaatcaaacaaacaaacaaacaaacaaacaaacaaacagaggatGAGTCTTAGATCACAAATTGTTTCTGAGGGCAGGAA is part of the Meriones unguiculatus strain TT.TT164.6M chromosome 11, Bangor_MerUng_6.1, whole genome shotgun sequence genome and encodes:
- the LOC132646523 gene encoding putative uncharacterized protein MSANTD5, translated to MGGSKGTHSSPVFLAGPSSSTWTDSEIRVFLMEWEGVEQQVGHPGKMVHKKTSALCQRLSQWGLKKSWTSCFYLLLSLQDLHRILCTERPRVEPLFSPYKEALYRILGLRVQESPVPGPLCDGSGDPRHSTYCQTPWNQPWDYGVTVPSAELQGNPVPMMSEEDSLFSRWDPWNPDSPDQFHKYILSLCRKT